The genomic segment CCACTTTTTTCTGGATATTTCAAACTTAAAATTCTATAAGCTTGTATGGCATTATTGTACTTTTTTTGTTCTAAATAAACTTTTGCTAAAGTCTCTGTCATTAAAGCTGCATCTTGCTCGTTTTTAGTAATAGGAACAGCAAATTTTTTATCTTTAGGAAGTGGTTCTATTTTAGGGTTATTCTGAATAAATTTGTCTATTAATTCTTCTTTTTTAGGAAGTTTTTTTATTGTAGATTTCTCTTCTCTAACGATTGGTTTTTTTGTTGAAAGTTGCAACCATTGGTTAAAAGAATGATTTTCGTTTGGAGAAAAAGCAATTGGTTTTCCAATTTTTAAGGTTTTTTCTGCTGCTTTAGAAATCGAAGTAACATTTTCTTCAATATTTAAAATTGATTTTTCTTCGGGATTTTTTTCTGAAATTTTTTCTGAAATTTGTTGATGTATATTTTCTTTCTGCGAACTAAAATTGGAAGCTGTAATATAATTGAATAATACAGTTCTGTCAGTGGTGTAACCAGCAGTAACTTTTAATTCGTTGTTATATTTAAAACTATCTAAATTCTTTAATCCTTTTAAATATAAAACCCTTGCAGATTGAAAAAACGGGTGTTTTTCGACAATAGATTTTAACTCAACAGTTTCTAATTGCTGAATTTCCTTTTTGTTTTCTAATATGTCTAAAAACGTATCTTCTTTCAATTTTAAATTTTTATTTCTCGCAAAGTTGTGAGATTTTTCCTAGCAAAGTCGCATTTTTTTCTAACTTCTAACTTCTAACTTCTAACTTCTAACTTCTAACTTCCAACTTCTAACTTCTAACTTCCAACTTCTAACTTCTAACTTCTAACTTCTAACTTCTAACTTCCAACTTCCAACTTCCAAATCTACCATTTCCCAACAGATGCATTAAAAATATCTTGTGTTACTCTTTCTAGAATCTCTTTAAAAGCAGTTTCTTTCACGCCGCCTGTTAGTTGTTGTCTTGCGGGATAATCAGAATAAAAAGAAAATTGTTTTTCGAAATTGTCTTTTTCTTCTAACTTATTTACATAGCGAACATTTACAGTAATTGTTAATCTATTTTGTGCAGCCGTTTGTTGCGAAGTAGCACTCATAGGTGTAATTCTGTAACTTGTTATTTCTCCGCTAAAATATAAATCTCCATTGGAAGATGTTGGTGTTAAATTCGTTTGTCTTGTAAATAAATCTTGTAGTTCTTGTGTTAATTGTTGACTTAGTTCGGGTTCGATTAACTGTGCTTGATTTTGAAAATAATCTACTTGTATTGTTTTAGCGTTTCCAACATTTCCGCCTGTAAACGAATAAGCTCCACAAGAAATTAATAGTGTAGAGCTAACTATAAAAGCTACTATGTAAAGAATTTTTTTCATATTCATTTATTTAAAATTCAGGGTTTCAAGTTCGGTAAATTTTTAACTTTAAATATGAAATCTTGAATTTACAAATCGTATTGTTTAATTTTTCTGTAAAGTGTTCTTTCTGAGATTCCTAATTCTTTAGCGGCTAATTTACGTTTATTGTTGTTTTTCTCTAAAGATTTTTTAATCATTTCTATTTCTTTGTCCTGTAAAGATAAACTTTCGTCTTCTTCTATGGTCTCAATAAAATCATAATCTTTTTTAGGTGGTGTATTTTGTGGAATATTTAAAACTTCGATATCGTGTTCTTTTAACTCTTTATCGCTGTAAATTTTTTCTAATAAATGATGATTTTCTTCTTCGATTTCTTCAATATTGCCATTTTTTTTCATCAAGTCTAAAGTTAGTTTCTTTAAATCGTTAATGTCGTTACGCATATCAAAAAGAATTTTATACATAATATCTCTTTCAGAGGAAAAATCATTTTCTTTTTTACCACCAACAATTGCAGGTAAATTCCCAGAATTGTCGGGCAAGTATTGTTTTAATTTTGCAGCAGAAATATTTCTACTTTCTTCAATTACAGAAATTTGTTCTGCTAAATTTTTAAGCTGACGAATATTTCCAGGAAAACGATAATTTAATAATTCTTTTACAGCATTTTCATCTAAACGAATGGAAGGCATTCTGTATTTTTGAGCAAAATCCGAAGCAAATTTTCGGAACAATAAATGAATATCTTCATTACGTTCTCTTAAAGCAGGTAAATGAATTTCTACTGTACTTAAACGATAATATAAATCTTCTCTAAATCTTTCTTTTTCAATTGCTTGATGCATGTTAACATTCGTGGCCGCAACAATTCTAACATTCGTTTTTTGTGTTGTGGAAGAACCTACTTTTATAAATTCACCATTTTCTAAAACTCTTAATAATCTTACTTGAGTGGTTAGTGGTAATTCTCCAACTTCATCCAAAAAAATGGTTCCACCATCTGCAACTTCAAAATACCCTTTTCTGTCTTGTGTTGCTCCTGTAAAAGCACCTTTTTCGTGTCCAAAAAGCTCACTGTCAATGGTTCCTTCTGGAATTGCACCACAGTTTACAGCAATGTATTTTGCATGTTTTCTATGTGATAAAGAATGAATTATTTTCGGAATACTTTCTTTACCAACACCACTTTCTCCAGTGACCAAAACAGAAATATCTGTGGGCGCAACACGCACCGCTTTTTCTATGGCTCTGTTTAATTGAATATCGTTTCCGATAATTCCAAAACGTTGTTTTATTGCTTGTAAGTTTTCCATAAAAAGCTTCCTTTTAATTTCCTCCAAAGAGCGAAAACACTCTTGTTTTTTTCTTTACTAATTGAACTACCATCATTTTTTCCTCAACAGTTCTCTCCCTTTTAGAAAGTGTTAGGGATGGGATTTAATTATTATCAGAATACCCAACAGCAACTCCTTTTAAAGTCGCAGAAGTACAATCTTCAATTTTAACCATTACAAAATCTCCCAATTTATAATTTCCTTTTTCAAAAACAACAACTGTATTTTGTGTATTTCTACCTTTCCATTCATTTGGGTTTTTCTTAGAAGTTCCCTCGATTAAAACCTCTTCTATTTTTCCTAAATGTTGTTGTGTTCTGTATAAAGCATGTTCTTGTTGTAAGTCGATAACTTCCTTTAATCTGCGTTTTTTAACAGCAGGAGGAACATCATCCTCCATCTTTTTTCCTGCTAAAGTTCCAGGTCTTTCAGAATAAGCAAACATAAAACCGAAATCGTATTTTACATACCTCATCAACTCTAAAGTATCTTGATGGTCTTGCTCTGTTTCACCACAAAAACCAACAATCATATCTTGCGATAAAGCCATTCCTGGCACAATTTTAAAGATATTATCTACCAATTCCATGTATTCTTCACGCGTATGTTGTCTGTTCATGGCTTTTAACATGGTATTACTACCACTTTGTACGGGTAAATGAATGTACTTACAAATGTTTTTGTGTTTTGCCATTACATGAATTACATCTAAACTCATATCTTGTGGGTTAGATGTAGAAAAGCGAAAACGTGTTTTTGGAAATTTTGTAGCACACATATCTAACAATTCTGCAAAACCTACAGCAGTTGCTTGTGCTATTTCAGAAGCTTTGTTAAAATCTTTTTTTAAACCACCTCCATACCAAAGAAAGCTGTCTACATTTTGTCCAAGCAACGTAATTTCCTTGTAATTTTGGTCGACCATAGATTGTATTTCCTCCAAAATACTCTTTGGGTCACGACTTCTTTCACGTCCACGAGTAAAAGGCACTACACAAAAAGTACACATATTATCGCAACCTCTTGTAATCGATACAAATGCAGAAACTCCGTTTGTATTTAAACGAACAGGCGAAACATCTCCATAGGTTTCTTCTTTCGATAAAATTACATTTACAGCGTCTCTACCCTCGCTAACTTCTTCTAATAAATTGGGAATATCTCTGTATGCATCTGGTCCAACAACTAAATCAACAATTTTTTCTTCCTCTAAAAATTTCTCTTTCAAACGTTCTGCCATACAACCTAGAACTCCAACTTTCATTTTTGGGTTTATGCGTTTTACCTTGTTGTATTTTTGCAAACGTTTACGAACTGTAGTTTCCGCTTTTTCGCGGATAGAGCAAGTATTTACCAAAACTAAATCTGCCTCTTCTAAAATTTGCGTGGTATTATACCCTTGTTTATCTAAGATTGAAGCAACAATTTCACTGTCATTCATATTCATTTGACAGCCATAACTTTCTATGAATAATTTCTTGGTATTTTCTATTTTATTTTCGGTTACAAGGGCTTTTCCTTGTATTCTTTCGTCGATAACTTTTTCGATTGGTTCCATATTCAAAAAAAATGAATTGCAAATATACAACCAAAATTGAAATTTAGTGACAAATTGGCAGAAAACAAATGTAATTTTTATTGATAAATAGGTGTAAAATCTTAGATATATTTAAAGGATTTGTTATTTTTTACATAATTATTTATAGATTTTAGAATACAACAAAATTTTAAAGATGAAGAAGCTTCTTGTTTTAGTACTTTTAATGCCTATAGTTTTTTGTAAAAGAAAAAAACAAAAAAGCTAAAAATAATATCTTATTTATTGTTAGACGACCAAGCATATGCTGGTTTTACACCATTCCAGATTCTTTTGGAGCCGGCGCTTTACTTGAGATAATAATTTATAATATGGGAAAAAGTTATTGGTTTGGGATGAAAAAATGGAGGTAAATTAAACCCAAGATACTTATGTTGTTTACAACAATGTTTTACCAATTTTAGTGGAGGTAGCAGAACGACTAGATTCAACTACAAAGCATCTATTGAATTGTAAAAGAATTGGAGGCAGAATATACAAAATGGTATAAAAATAACTTTGGAAAATTTTAGAAATTCTTTTATTTTTAATTTTAAAATGAAATAAAACAACACAAGTAAAGAATATTCATTCGAATAAAAACTTTAAATTTTAATTTCAAAACTTTTAACCCCACAGATTATGAGCAAATATATTTTAGCATTAGACCAAGGAACTACAAGCTCAAGAGCTATTGTTTTTGATAAAGAAGGAAACATAAAATCTGTTGCTCAGAAAGAATTTACGCAGATTTTTCCAAAACCAGGTTGGGTAGAACACGATGCTGTAGAAATTTGGTCTACACAAGCAGGTGTTGCTGCAGAAGCAATTGCAAGTAAAGGTTTAGATATGGATAGTATTGCTGCGATTGGAATTACAAATCAGCGAGAAACTGTTGTTGTTTGGGATAAAAACACGGGCAAGCCAGTCTATAACGCGATTGTTTGGCAAGACAAAAGAACCTCCGATTATTGTGATGAGCTAAAAGCAGCTGGAAAATCTAAAATGATTAAAGAAAAAACAGGTTTGGTAATCGATTCTTATTTTTCTGGAACAAAAGTAAAATGGATTCTCGATAATGTAGAAGGAGCTAGGAAAAAAGCAGAAAATGGAGACTTACTATTAGGAACTATCGATTCTTGGTTGGTTTGGAATTTTTCAAAAAAACAAAAACACATTACAGATGTAACCAATGCATCTAGAACCTTATTGTTTAATATTAATACTATGGCTTGGGATGATGAATTATTAGATTTACTAACAATCCCAAAATCGATGTTGCCAAAAGTAAAACAATCCAGCGAAATTTACGGACATACAAAATCTACTTTTTTCGATTGTAATATTCCTATTGCAGGAATTGCAGGAGACCAACAAGCTGCACTTTTCGGACAAATGTGTACCCAAAAAGGAATGGTAAAAAACACTTATGGAACAGGTTGTTTTATGTTGATGAATATTGGTAACAAACCAATTGTGTCAAAAAATAATTTATTAACCACAGTTGCTTGGAAAATCAATGGAAAAACAACCTACGCTTTCGAAGGAAGTGTTTTTATTGCAGGAGCAGCTGTTCAATGGTTAAGAGATGGTTTAAAAATTATTAGAAAATCATCGGAAGTAGAAGGTTTGGCAAATTCTGTGGAAGATTCAGATGGTGTTTATTTTGTGCCATCTTTTGCAGGTTTGGGCGCTCCACATTGGAACCAAAAAGCACAAGGAACCCTATTTGGTTTAACAAGAGGTTCTACAGATGCACATATTGCAAGAGCAACTTTAGATGCAATTGCATACCAATCTATGGACATTTTAAAAGCGATGGAAGCAGATGCAGAAACTACAATTAAAGAACTGCGAGTTGATGGTGGAGCAACTGTAAACAATACATTAATGCAATTTCAATCGGATGTTTTAAATACAAAAACTGTAAGACCAAAAGTGGTAGAAACTACAGCAATGGGTGCTGCGTTTTTAGCAGGTTTGGCAGTTGGTTTCTGGGAAAATGAAAAAGAAATTCAAGAAATTTGGCAAATTGATGAAACTTTTACCCCTTCAGAAAAAAGAGAAAAAATTGATAAGAATATAAAAGATTGGTACAGAGCAATTGCCGCTTTAGAATATTGGACAAAAACTAAATAACATTTATATGACAGCATTTATAGCAGAATTAATAGGTACTTTTTTATTAATTCTTTTAGGCGGAGGCGTAGTTGCAAACGTAGTTTTAGAAAAAACAAAATCAAACGATTTAGGTTGGATGGTAATAACCACAGCTTGGGGTTTTGCTGTTTTTGTAGGAGTTTGTGTTGCAGGACCTTATAGTGGAGCACATTTAAACCCAGCAGTTAGTATTGGTTTGGCTATTGCAGGGAGATTCGAATGGAACTTAGTTTTTAGTTATGTGATTGCTCAATTTATTGGAGCGATGTTGGGTTCTTTTTTAGTTTGGGTAGTTTATAGAGATCATTTTAAAGCAACAACAAATGGAGATTTAAAAAAAGCAGTTTTTTGTACTTCGCCAGCAATTCGAAATTTTTCGAGTAATTTAATTAGTGAAATTGTGGGTTGTTTTGTGTTGGTTTTTGTGGTTTTGTATTTTACAAATGCCAATTTAAACGATGTAAATAATGGACAAATACCAATAGGTTTAGGTTCCTTAGGAGCAATGCCTGTTGCTATTTTAGTTTGGGTAATTGGTTTGTCTTTGGGAGGTACAACTGGTTATGCCATTAATCCTGCAAGAGATTTAGGGCCAAGAATTGTACACGCAATTTTACCGATAAAAAATAAGGTTTCCAACGATTGGAGTTATTCTTGGATTCCTGTTGTTGGGCCAATTATTGGAGCTGTTTTAGCAGCTTGCTTATCAATTTTAATAAATAAATAATAGCATAAGGATTTAAAAAATAATTAAGAGTAACTAAAAATCAAATAGCATTTTTTTATACAGAAAACGTCAATTATACACCATTCATAAAAAAGGAAGAAGAATTTGTAAAACATCTAATTATTTAAGCAAAAAAACAGTAAAAAAACTCAAGAGAAAAGGTATAGTAAAGTGGTTTTTCTATACTTTTTTTGAAGTAAAAACACTTAAAAAAATATTAATAAAAAAAAACTACATACTTTTGCAATCCAAAAACTTGCAATTTCGGTTGCGAGAATTACAACAAAAGAAAGATACATGGCAAAGAATTTAGTAATTGTAGAGTCACCAGCAAAAGCAAAAACAATCGAGAAGTTTCTTGGAAAAGATTTTCAAGTGGAATCGAGTTATGGGCATATTGCAGACTTGCCTTCCAAAGAATTAGGAATAGATGTTGAGGGTGATTTTAGCCCAAAATACATTGTTTCAGACGATAAAAAATCAGTCGTAAAAAAATTAAAAACACTTTCTAAAAAAGCAGACACTGTTTGGTTAGCAAGTGATGAGGATCGAGAAGGAGAAGCAATTGCCTGGCACTTAAAAGAGCAATTAGACTTAAAAGATGAGAATACGAAACGTATCGTTTTTCATGAAATTACTAAAAACGCCATTTTAAAAGCAGTCGAAAACCCAAGAGATATCGACTATAATATGGTAAATGCACAACAAGCACGTAGAGTTTTAGATAGACTTGTTGGGTACGAATTATCGCCAGTTTTATGGCGTAAAGTAAAAGGAGGCTTATCTGCAGGAAGAGTACAATCTGTTGCAGTGCGTTTAATCGTAGAAAGAGAACGAAGCATTCAAGAATTTAAAGCAGAAACACATTATAAAGTAGTTGCAGAATTTGCAAATAACGAAGGCAAAACTTTTAAAGCAACCATTCCAAAGAATTTCGATTCTAAAAAAGTAGCAGAAAGTTTTTTAAAATCGTGCGCAAAAGCAAATTTTTCAATTGCAGATTTAACCAAAAAACCAGCAAAAAAATCTCCTGCACCACCATTTACAACTTCAACATTACAACAAGAAGCATCACGTAAATTAGGTTTTCCAGTAGGTAAAACCATGCAAGTCGCACAACGTTTGTACGAAGCCGGTTTAATTACGTATATGAGAACAGATAGTGTTAATTTATCTGTAGATGCAAGAAATGCTGCCGAAGAAGAAATTAGCAATTATTACGGAAAAGAATATAGCAAACAACGTGTTTTTAAGTCGAAATCGAAAGGAGCGCAAGAAGCGCACGAAGCGATTAGACCTACCAACATGAAAATGCATGCTATCGATACAGAATACGACCAAACAAGATTGTACGATTTAATTTGGAAGCGAACATTGGCTTCACAAATGAGTGATGCACAATTAGAGCGTACAAATATTAAAATAGAAAACTCAGAAAACAGTAAAATTTTTACTGCAAATGGAGAGATGATAAAGTTTGATGGTTTCCTAAAAGTATATTTAGAAGGAACGGATAACGAAGAAGAAGAGCAAGCAGGAATGTTGCCAAACTTAAAGGTAAACGAATCTTTAGAATACAATTTTATAAACGCAACACAGCGTTTTACGAGTCCTCCTTATCGTTTTACAGAAGCATCTTTGGTAAAGCAATTAGAAGAATTAGGTATTGGAAGACCATCAACCTATGCACCAACAATTTCTACGGTTCAAAGAAGAGGTTATATAGAAAAAGGGCAGAATGAAGGAGTGGAGAGAGCATATCAGCAATTAATTTTGTCGAATGGAAATGTAGAAACACAAACCTTAACAGAGAAAACCGGTTCAGATAAAAATAAATTAGTGCCTACAGATATTGGAAACATTGTAAACGATTTTTTAGTGGCGAATTTCTCCAATATTTTAGATTTTGGTTTTACAGCTAAAGTGGAAAATTCTTTTGATGATATTTCTGAAGGAAATGAAAATTGGACAGAAATGATTAAAGGTTTCTACCACAAATTTCACGACAATGTAGAAGATGTAAAAGAAAATGCAGACAGAGAAAGTGGAGAACGTATTTTAGGAAAACACCCAGAATCTGGCAAAACAGTTTTAGTGAGACTTGGAAAATTTGGACCCATTGCACAAATTGGTGCACCAGAAGACGAAGAAAAACAATTTGCAAGCTTAAATAAAGACCAAAATCTGGGAACCATAACCTTAGAAGAAGCATTAGAATTGTTCTTGCTTCCAAAAAAGTTAGGAACTTACGAAGGTGAAGAAGTAATCGTTTCAAACGGACGATTTGGACCTTACATTAAATTCGGAAGTATGTTTGTTTCGTTGGATAAAGGTGAAAATCCAATGGAGGTAGATTTAGAAAGAGCAGAAGAATTAATTGTGGCAAAACAAAAAGCAGATGCGCCAATTTATTATTATGAAGATTTACCAGTGCAAAAAGGAGTGGGACGTTTTGGGCCTTTTATAAAATGGAACGGAATGTTTATCAACGTAAATAAAAAATACGATTTCGATAATCTTTCAGATGATGATATTGTTGAATTGATTGAAGTAAAGAAGCAGAAGGAGATTGATAAAGTAATACATAATTGGGAAGATGTTGGTATTCGCGTAGAAAAAGCACGTTGGGGAAGATACAATGTTCTAAAAGGAAAAATTAAAATCGAGCTTCCTAAAACCACAGAAATAGAAAAACTTTCTAAGGATGAAGCAGTTAAGATGATCGAAGCAAAAACGCCGAAGAAAAAAGCTACAAAAAAGAAAACCACAGCCAAAAAAACGACCAAGAAAACGACTAAGAAAAAGTAATGATTTTAGTATCTTGCATACTTTATTTAAAATAATTAATGAATATAGATTTTTTAACCCCTGTAAAAAAAGCTGTTGTAACGCATTTAGCGTCGCAAACTTCACTTTCTTTAGGAAATAAAATTGCCATTCATACGCAAGAAGAAGGTTTCCCAGATTTGGAAAATGTAAAAATTGCTATTTTAGGTGTTCAAGAAGATAGAAATTCGCAAGATAACTTTGGTTGTGGAGAAGATTTACATCATATTCGTAAAAAATTATACCAGCTTTTTCCAGGAAATTGGAGTACAAATATTGCAGATTTAGGAAATGTTCTAAAAGGAAATGCAGTTTCAGATACGTATTTCGCAGTTTCAGAAATTATTACTTATTTACTCAAAAAAAATATCATTCCAGTTATTATTGGTGGAGGTCAAGATATTACCTACGTAAATTATAGAGCATACGATTCGTTAGAGCAAACCGTAAATTTAGCAGCTGTAGATAGTCGTTTCGATTTAGGTCATTTAGAAGACGAACTTACTTCACAATCTTATTTGAGTAAAATTATTATGCAAGAGCCTAATAATTTATTCAATTATACAAATGTTGGATATCAAACTTATTTTAATCCACAAGACGAAATAGAACTTTTAGATGCATTGTATTTCGATACAATACGTCTAGGGAAATCGAAAAATTTAGAAAGTATAGAACCTGCTTTTAGAAATGCAGATATTGTTTCTATAGATATTGGAGCAATTCGACAAAGTGAGGCACCTGCAAATAATAATGCCTCTCCAAATGGTTTTTATGGTGAAGAAATTTGTGCAATTGCAAGATATGCAGGAATTAGCGATAAAGTCTCTTCATTTGGAGTGTATGAATACAATTCTAAACACGATAATAACCATCAAACAGCCCATTTAATTGCGCAAATGATATGGTATTTTATAGAAGGTGTTAATTTTAGAGTAAAAGATTATCCGTTTTCTGGGAAAGAAAATTATCAAAAATTCACAGTATTGTTAGAAGACGACGACCCAATAACGTTCTATAAAAGTAACAAATCTGGTAGATGGTGGATAGAGATAAATATTCTGTCAGATAATAAATACAAAAGACATGCGTTAATACCATGTACATATAAAGATTACCTAGATGCAACCAAACAAATCATACCAGAAAAGTGGTATAAAGCAATGAGAAAATTAGTGTAATTTTAGAAATATTGAAAAGTAATTAAGTTAAAATGCAATTTGAACATTGTTTATTAACAAAAAAAATAATAGGTTTACGAACTTTTTAGTAAAGATATATTTAAAATATGAAGAAAGCAGCAATATTTGCACTCTTAATAACAGTAATTTACAGTTGTGGCTCTAATGATAGAGGAGAATTGGTAGGAGTAAAAGCCAAAAAGAAGTGGTTTTCAGAGAAGCCTTTTGGAATGGCATTAATTCCTGGAGGTTCTTTTACGATGGGAAAACAAGACCAAGATATTATTGGAACTTTGAGTTCGCCAACAAAAACGGTAACAGTTAGACCTTATTATATGGACGAAACTGAGATTACAAACAACGAATATAAAGAGTTTGTACACTGGGTTCGAGACTCAATCATTAGAACAAGGTTGGGGTATCAAGCAGAATTTGCTGCCATGAGTTCTACACCAGATCCAACAGGAGCATTGCCTTCTGGAGGAATTCACGATTATGCTTTCGCAACAGTAGATACTACCAATGCAACACCATACCAAAGGTATATGTACGAAAACTATTGGAGTTTAGGAGATGGTATCGATTCTATTAAACCATTAAATTGGGAAAGAGAATTGGTTTGGAAAAAAGAAGAATATCCAGATGTAGATTATGTAGAAGTTATGGATTCTCTATACATTAGTAGAGAAGAAGCTGTAGATGGTATTAGAACTTTTAATACAAAATTCTTAAAATATAGATATTCTTGGTTCGATAGAGACAATGCAGCAAGAAAAGGAGGAAATAGAAAAGACTTTGTACAAACGGAAGTATTAAATATTTATCCAGATACCACTGTTTGGGTAAAAGATTTTAATTATTCTTACAACGACCCAATGCATCAAGATTATTTCTATCACCAATCTTATGGCGATTATCCAGTTGTAGGTGTAACTTGGGGGCAAGCAAATGCATTTTGTAATTGGAGAACAAAAAAGAAAAACGATTATTTAAGAACAAGAAAAAACGTAACACAAGTTCCAGATTTTAGGTTGCCAACAGAAGCCGAATGGGAATATGCTGCACGTGGTGGCTTGGAATTTGCAACATACCCTTGGGGAACTGGAAGTACAACAAGCGACAGAGGTTGCTTTTTAGCAAACTTTAAGCCAGTAAGAGGAAATTATGCAGTAGATGGTGCTTTATATACAATGGAAGCAAAATCTTTTAATGCAAATGATTATGGTTTATACAACATGGCTGGTAACGTTTCAGAATGGACAAACACAGCATATAACCCTTCTTCTTATTATATGGCTTCAACTATGAACCCGAATGTAGAGGATCGAAAAAATAAAAGAAAAATTGTACGAGGAGGTTCTTGGAAAGATGTAGCATATTTCTTAGAAGTAGCTTCTAGAGATTACGAATATGCAGATACAGCAAGAAGTTACATTGGTTTTAGAACCGTACAAAATTATATAGGAACAACTAACAAATAAAATTTATAACATAAAAATCCCCTAAAAATTAAGAAATTATGGCACAGTCAAGAGCTTACAAAAGAAACATGAATTTCGTTTACGGAATTGGAGCAGCAGTAGTAATTATTGGAGCATTATTTAAAATTCAACATATCGAACTTTTTGGTATCACTGGAGGAATGATGTTAACTGTTGGTTTAATTGCAGAAGCATTAGTATTTGCAGTTTCTGCTTTCGATACTCCAGAAGAAGATTTAGACTGGTCTAAAGTATATCCAGAATTAGCAGATGGGATCTCTTCAGAAAAAGAGCAAAAGAAATTAGGTGCAGAAGGTATGTTGTCTCAAAAATTAGACAATTTATTACAAGAAGCAAAAATAGACGCCAATTTAATGGAAAGCTTAGGCTCTAGTATGAAAAATTTCCAAAATGCAGCAGAAGGTTTGTCTGCAGCATCTGGCTCTGTAGCTTCTACAAATAAATACAACGAAGAGATGTCTAAAGCAGCGCTTCAAATGGAATCTTTAAACAATTTATATAAAATTCAAGTAGAAAACTCTAGCAGACAAACAGAATTAAATACAGAAGTTGTACAAAACACAGAACGATTAAAAGAACAAATGGATGCTTTGGCTAAAAACATGTCTTCTTTAAACGGAGTTTATGGAGGAATGCTTTCGGCAATGTCAACAAAATAATAATTAGTTAAAACGAAATGTATAACAACTTAAAAAACTAATTAGAATGGCAGGAGCAAAAATGTCCGCAAGACAAAAGATGATTAACTTAATGTATCTTGTGTTTATTGCAATGTTGGCACTAAATATGAGTAAAGAAGTATTATCAGCTTTTGGTTTTATGAATAAAGAAATTGTAATTAGCAATCAAGCTACTACAAAGAAAAACAATATCAGTTACGAAGGTTTAGCTTTAAAGGCAGACGATCAACCAGAGAAATTTAGACCTTTAAACCAGAAAGCAAAAGAAATAAAAGCAGCTTCATCTACTTTTTACACATATTTAGCAGACCTAAAAAATAAAATGACTGCAGATATAGAAGACAAAGAAGATTATGAAGTAATGGATAAGACAGATTTTTTGGATTCTTATTTCTTTCAAGGAGATAATTATACAAAAGAAGGTCAAGAATTTGTAGATAATATTAATAATTACAGAGAGAAAGTAATAGCAACTTTAGGTCCAAAATTTAATAATTTAATAGAAAGAACTAAATTTAGGTTTAATACTACTTCAGATACTAAGCAAGATTGGTTAGATAGAAGATATAAAGGTTTTCCTTTAAT from the Polaribacter cellanae genome contains:
- the gldL gene encoding gliding motility protein GldL, which translates into the protein MAQSRAYKRNMNFVYGIGAAVVIIGALFKIQHIELFGITGGMMLTVGLIAEALVFAVSAFDTPEEDLDWSKVYPELADGISSEKEQKKLGAEGMLSQKLDNLLQEAKIDANLMESLGSSMKNFQNAAEGLSAASGSVASTNKYNEEMSKAALQMESLNNLYKIQVENSSRQTELNTEVVQNTERLKEQMDALAKNMSSLNGVYGGMLSAMSTK
- the gldK gene encoding gliding motility lipoprotein GldK; the protein is MKKAAIFALLITVIYSCGSNDRGELVGVKAKKKWFSEKPFGMALIPGGSFTMGKQDQDIIGTLSSPTKTVTVRPYYMDETEITNNEYKEFVHWVRDSIIRTRLGYQAEFAAMSSTPDPTGALPSGGIHDYAFATVDTTNATPYQRYMYENYWSLGDGIDSIKPLNWERELVWKKEEYPDVDYVEVMDSLYISREEAVDGIRTFNTKFLKYRYSWFDRDNAARKGGNRKDFVQTEVLNIYPDTTVWVKDFNYSYNDPMHQDYFYHQSYGDYPVVGVTWGQANAFCNWRTKKKNDYLRTRKNVTQVPDFRLPTEAEWEYAARGGLEFATYPWGTGSTTSDRGCFLANFKPVRGNYAVDGALYTMEAKSFNANDYGLYNMAGNVSEWTNTAYNPSSYYMASTMNPNVEDRKNKRKIVRGGSWKDVAYFLEVASRDYEYADTARSYIGFRTVQNYIGTTNK
- the topA gene encoding type I DNA topoisomerase, whose protein sequence is MAKNLVIVESPAKAKTIEKFLGKDFQVESSYGHIADLPSKELGIDVEGDFSPKYIVSDDKKSVVKKLKTLSKKADTVWLASDEDREGEAIAWHLKEQLDLKDENTKRIVFHEITKNAILKAVENPRDIDYNMVNAQQARRVLDRLVGYELSPVLWRKVKGGLSAGRVQSVAVRLIVERERSIQEFKAETHYKVVAEFANNEGKTFKATIPKNFDSKKVAESFLKSCAKANFSIADLTKKPAKKSPAPPFTTSTLQQEASRKLGFPVGKTMQVAQRLYEAGLITYMRTDSVNLSVDARNAAEEEISNYYGKEYSKQRVFKSKSKGAQEAHEAIRPTNMKMHAIDTEYDQTRLYDLIWKRTLASQMSDAQLERTNIKIENSENSKIFTANGEMIKFDGFLKVYLEGTDNEEEEQAGMLPNLKVNESLEYNFINATQRFTSPPYRFTEASLVKQLEELGIGRPSTYAPTISTVQRRGYIEKGQNEGVERAYQQLILSNGNVETQTLTEKTGSDKNKLVPTDIGNIVNDFLVANFSNILDFGFTAKVENSFDDISEGNENWTEMIKGFYHKFHDNVEDVKENADRESGERILGKHPESGKTVLVRLGKFGPIAQIGAPEDEEKQFASLNKDQNLGTITLEEALELFLLPKKLGTYEGEEVIVSNGRFGPYIKFGSMFVSLDKGENPMEVDLERAEELIVAKQKADAPIYYYEDLPVQKGVGRFGPFIKWNGMFINVNKKYDFDNLSDDDIVELIEVKKQKEIDKVIHNWEDVGIRVEKARWGRYNVLKGKIKIELPKTTEIEKLSKDEAVKMIEAKTPKKKATKKKTTAKKTTKKTTKKK
- a CDS encoding formimidoylglutamase, which gives rise to MNIDFLTPVKKAVVTHLASQTSLSLGNKIAIHTQEEGFPDLENVKIAILGVQEDRNSQDNFGCGEDLHHIRKKLYQLFPGNWSTNIADLGNVLKGNAVSDTYFAVSEIITYLLKKNIIPVIIGGGQDITYVNYRAYDSLEQTVNLAAVDSRFDLGHLEDELTSQSYLSKIIMQEPNNLFNYTNVGYQTYFNPQDEIELLDALYFDTIRLGKSKNLESIEPAFRNADIVSIDIGAIRQSEAPANNNASPNGFYGEEICAIARYAGISDKVSSFGVYEYNSKHDNNHQTAHLIAQMIWYFIEGVNFRVKDYPFSGKENYQKFTVLLEDDDPITFYKSNKSGRWWIEINILSDNKYKRHALIPCTYKDYLDATKQIIPEKWYKAMRKLV